The following nucleotide sequence is from Natronosalvus caseinilyticus.
TCCGGGAGTCGATCCGACGAGTTCGGAGATGGACCCGAAAAGACGGCCCTAGGGCCGGCCCGGGCGCGAAACCGCGGCGCGAAGCAGGCATCCGGCGACGTGCTCTGTTTCACCGACGCCGACACCGTCGTTCCGCCGACGTGGGTGCGGGACCACTGCCGTCACTACCGGAACGCCACCGTAGTGGGTGTCGGCGGCCCGCTCGAGCCGCTCGAGCCCGGTCTTCGCCACCGCGTCTGCTTTCGCCTCCTCTCGGACTGGTGGTACCGACTCAGCTGGCCGCTGGGGTTCGTCCAGCAGCCTGGTCCCAACTGTAGCGTGCGCCGGACGGCCTTCGAACGGGTGGGCGGCTTCGACGAGTCGCTCCCGTTTCTCGAGGACACGGATCTCTCTCTGCGCCTCCGTCGAGAGGGCGAGGGCATCTACGACCGGGAGTGTGCGGTCAGGACGTCCGTCCGCCGACAGGAGC
It contains:
- a CDS encoding glycosyltransferase, with protein sequence MEKGVATVATVADGLPPSFRTGNCRPEGRITPIFVLETTVRYMVSASVVVPARDEGARLEATLDSLSAQRFDGDLDLEVIVVASGTETIAAAREHAVVDRVLCDESGSRSDEFGDGPEKTALGPARARNRGAKQASGDVLCFTDADTVVPPTWVRDHCRHYRNATVVGVGGPLEPLEPGLRHRVCFRLLSDWWYRLSWPLGFVQQPGPNCSVRRTAFERVGGFDESLPFLEDTDLSLRLRREGEGIYDRECAVRTSVRRQEREGYGRLFLTYARGYLAYLLPGRSPPATYF